One window from the genome of Deltaproteobacteria bacterium CG2_30_66_27 encodes:
- a CDS encoding putative lipid II flippase FtsW, which yields MILGKRHENLILALCALSLTVLGMIMIYSATNVMAGSSARYGFDPAYFFKRQVLFLAIGIALAMGLSRLDHDFYRRWIGWIVGAAFLLLLMVYVPGVRHTANGASRWINLRLFTFQPSEFAKFALLAFAAWAIDRNGGKPRQGYRSFLPMLAVMGMFVAVILKEPDFGMAVVIIASFLVVVFIAGFPWKLLAAFAGAGVVGAVLLILAKPYRVARIQAFLDPISQARTAGYQVVQSLIAFSNGGLLGTGVGGGKQKLFYLPEMHTDYIFSVIGEELGFVGVTLVGACFVTLVWVGYRIARRARDPFGMYLAIGVSSVIGIQALMNMMVGLSMLPPKGMVLPFLSYGGSSLILHLAAIGVLMNISLKGADGIATADDRSRGRDRWARLSGDRPC from the coding sequence ATGATCCTCGGGAAACGCCATGAGAACCTGATCCTCGCGCTGTGCGCCCTGTCGCTGACGGTTCTCGGCATGATCATGATCTACAGCGCGACGAACGTCATGGCGGGTTCGTCTGCCCGGTACGGGTTCGACCCGGCGTACTTCTTCAAACGCCAGGTCCTGTTCCTGGCGATCGGGATCGCGCTCGCCATGGGCCTGTCGCGCCTCGACCACGACTTCTACCGCCGCTGGATCGGGTGGATCGTCGGGGCCGCCTTCCTGCTTCTGCTGATGGTGTACGTTCCCGGGGTCAGGCACACGGCGAACGGCGCGTCCCGGTGGATCAACCTGCGCCTCTTCACCTTCCAGCCGTCCGAGTTCGCGAAATTCGCCTTGCTCGCCTTCGCCGCGTGGGCCATCGACCGGAACGGAGGGAAACCGAGGCAGGGGTACCGCTCGTTCCTCCCGATGCTGGCGGTGATGGGGATGTTCGTCGCGGTGATCCTGAAGGAGCCGGACTTCGGGATGGCCGTCGTGATCATCGCGTCGTTCCTCGTGGTCGTTTTCATCGCCGGTTTCCCCTGGAAGCTCCTGGCCGCCTTCGCAGGCGCGGGGGTCGTGGGCGCCGTACTTCTCATCCTTGCAAAGCCGTACCGGGTCGCGCGGATCCAGGCGTTCCTCGACCCGATCTCGCAGGCCCGGACGGCGGGGTACCAGGTCGTGCAGTCCCTGATCGCCTTTTCCAACGGGGGTCTCCTCGGGACGGGCGTCGGCGGGGGGAAGCAGAAGCTGTTCTACCTGCCGGAGATGCACACCGACTACATCTTTTCGGTGATCGGGGAGGAGCTGGGGTTCGTCGGCGTGACGCTGGTCGGCGCGTGCTTCGTCACCCTGGTGTGGGTGGGGTACCGGATTGCGCGCCGGGCGCGGGATCCGTTCGGCATGTATCTCGCCATTGGGGTTTCCTCCGTGATCGGAATCCAGGCGCTGATGAACATGATGGTGGGGCTTTCGATGCTTCCCCCGAAGGGGATGGTGCTGCCGTTCCTGAGCTACGGGGGGAGTTCCCTGATCCTGCACCTTGCGGCGATCGGCGTTCTGATGAACATATCCCTGAAGGGGGCGGATGGCATTGCCACTGCGGATGATCGTAGCCGGGGGAGGGACCGGTGGGCACGTCTTTCCGGGGATCGCCCTTGCTGA
- a CDS encoding cell division protein FtsA, producing MDTKTNDQVIAGLDVGSSRVTTVLGRKTQDVVEILGMGECPTEGMRRGAVVNVDATVKSIRQSVTEAERMTGLTVESAFVGISGPLIKSFNSHAAISVKNEHEVTDADFTRVLEIARTVELPNDREILHVLTQEFIVDDMAGIRDPRGMTGIRLDARVHVVTNDVPGARNMARCVDKADLDVDSFVLSPLASAEAVLTPEEREVGVALMDFGSGTVEVVIFFNGSLRHTFVLPLGGSIITSDIAIGLKLPQSDAEILKVSSGCAMIQKVRRDELVELPGVGGRLPRPIRRQYLSEIIEPRAEEIFTLLRKEILRSGFEENLGAGVVLTGGGSKLDGLTDLGERVFNLPFRRGNPIGIGGLVEVVNGPAYATAVGLVQYGAKASERVYRSAEALSGDGVIDRVKRYLSEFF from the coding sequence ATGGACACGAAAACGAATGATCAGGTGATTGCGGGGCTGGACGTCGGGTCGAGCCGGGTGACCACGGTCCTGGGCAGGAAGACGCAGGACGTCGTGGAGATCCTCGGGATGGGGGAGTGCCCCACGGAGGGGATGCGGAGGGGGGCCGTGGTGAACGTCGATGCCACGGTGAAGTCGATCCGGCAGAGCGTCACGGAGGCGGAACGGATGACCGGGCTGACGGTCGAGTCGGCCTTCGTCGGGATCTCCGGACCGCTCATCAAGTCGTTCAACAGCCACGCGGCCATCTCGGTGAAGAACGAACACGAGGTTACCGACGCCGACTTCACCCGGGTCCTCGAGATCGCGCGCACGGTGGAGCTTCCCAACGACAGGGAGATCCTGCACGTCCTCACGCAGGAGTTCATCGTCGACGACATGGCAGGGATCAGGGACCCCCGGGGGATGACCGGGATCCGTCTCGACGCCCGCGTGCACGTCGTGACCAACGACGTCCCCGGGGCCCGAAACATGGCGCGTTGCGTGGATAAGGCGGACCTCGACGTCGACAGCTTCGTCCTCTCCCCGCTGGCGTCGGCGGAGGCGGTGCTCACCCCGGAGGAGCGCGAGGTCGGCGTGGCGCTGATGGACTTCGGCAGCGGGACCGTGGAGGTCGTGATCTTCTTCAACGGCTCCCTGCGGCACACGTTCGTCCTTCCCCTCGGAGGGAGCATTATCACCTCCGACATCGCGATCGGGCTGAAGCTTCCCCAGTCGGACGCGGAGATCCTGAAGGTCTCCTCGGGATGCGCGATGATCCAGAAGGTGCGCCGGGACGAGCTGGTCGAATTGCCGGGGGTGGGCGGGCGGCTTCCCCGTCCGATCCGCCGGCAATATCTCAGCGAGATCATCGAGCCGCGGGCGGAGGAGATCTTCACCCTCCTGCGGAAGGAGATCCTACGGTCCGGGTTCGAGGAAAACCTCGGGGCCGGGGTGGTGCTCACCGGCGGCGGGTCGAAGCTGGACGGCCTCACCGACCTCGGGGAGCGGGTGTTCAATCTCCCCTTCCGGAGGGGGAACCCGATCGGGATCGGAGGATTGGTCGAGGTCGTGAATGGTCCGGCGTACGCCACGGCGGTGGGGCTGGTCCAGTACGGCGCGAAGGCGTCGGAGAGGGTCTACCGGTCGGCGGAGGCCCTGTCAGGCGATGGGGTGATCGACCGGGTCAAGCGGTACCTGTCGGAATTCTTCTGA
- a CDS encoding UDP-N-acetylenolpyruvoylglucosamine reductase, whose product MRNIEVALQVKLREYTTIGIGGPADRLVFPRSAAQVREVVVAEGRSGRPVHVLGAGSNLLVADGGVSATVLCMKKHLSKVVFLSDGSVVAEAGVMLPRLAVLCALSGRSGMETLSGIPGTVGGALSMNAGAYGQSIGERTEWVEVVDAEGEIHRVEARAIRFGYRETKFPAQGIVVRAGFRFGPGTRETVFERMRQINEKRRASQPWGEKTFGSAFRNPPGAGESAGELLERAGMKGEGEGDACFSPKHANFLVNRGRATSAEVRRLLSRAQSAVRMSCGVLLLPEVKMWGDFDV is encoded by the coding sequence GTGCGGAACATCGAGGTAGCGCTCCAGGTGAAGCTGCGGGAGTACACCACCATCGGGATCGGGGGCCCCGCCGATCGGCTGGTGTTTCCCCGATCGGCGGCACAGGTCCGGGAGGTCGTCGTGGCGGAGGGCCGTTCGGGTCGCCCCGTCCACGTCCTGGGGGCGGGATCGAATCTCCTGGTGGCGGACGGCGGCGTCTCGGCCACCGTCCTGTGCATGAAGAAGCACCTCTCCAAGGTGGTGTTCCTCTCCGACGGGTCCGTGGTCGCCGAGGCGGGAGTGATGCTTCCCCGGCTGGCCGTGCTCTGCGCCTTGTCCGGACGTTCGGGAATGGAGACGCTCTCCGGGATCCCAGGAACGGTGGGAGGCGCGCTGTCGATGAACGCCGGGGCCTACGGGCAGAGCATCGGGGAGCGGACGGAGTGGGTGGAGGTCGTCGACGCCGAGGGGGAAATCCACAGGGTCGAGGCGCGGGCGATCCGGTTCGGGTACCGGGAGACGAAATTTCCCGCCCAGGGGATCGTGGTGCGGGCCGGGTTCCGTTTCGGCCCCGGGACGAGGGAGACCGTGTTCGAGCGGATGCGGCAGATCAACGAGAAGCGTCGCGCCAGCCAGCCGTGGGGAGAGAAGACCTTCGGATCCGCGTTCCGCAATCCTCCGGGGGCGGGCGAAAGCGCGGGGGAGCTGCTCGAGCGGGCGGGGATGAAGGGCGAGGGGGAAGGGGACGCCTGTTTCTCCCCGAAGCACGCCAACTTCCTCGTGAACCGGGGGCGCGCCACCTCGGCGGAGGTCCGACGGCTCCTGTCCCGCGCCCAGAGCGCGGTGCGGATGTCCTGCGGCGTCCTGCTCCTGCCCGAGGTGAAAATGTGGGGGGACTTCGATGTCTGA
- a CDS encoding cell division protein FtsZ has product MFTIVEENRCHAVIKVFGVGGGGGNAINTMIEEGLQGVEFIAANTDAQALSRSLAPLKLQLGARLTKGLGAGANPDIGRQAALEDRDLIRESLTGADMVFITAGLGGGTGTGGGPVVAEVAKEVGALTVAIVTRPFGFEGSTRKRQADGGTKEFRSLVDTIIVIPNEKLLLIAGKEMRFVEAFRKADDVLFQAVRGISELVTKPGYINLDFADVKTIMSGMGVALMGTGTASGQNRAVAAAEKAISSPLLEDVSIRGARGVLINITAGTSLSLSEVNDAASLVREEASDEANIIFGTVIDETLGDELKVTVVATGFDLGVTDGAWRNPRRGIKLVSRPDDLETPTFLRAGSPKTFDERLEDLPLIDKEAEIESLDEFEIPTFLRRRVE; this is encoded by the coding sequence ATGTTCACGATCGTCGAGGAGAACCGCTGCCACGCCGTCATCAAGGTGTTCGGCGTGGGCGGCGGCGGCGGAAACGCGATCAACACCATGATCGAGGAAGGGCTGCAAGGCGTCGAGTTCATCGCCGCGAACACCGACGCGCAGGCGCTGTCGCGCAGCCTGGCGCCCCTCAAGCTCCAACTGGGGGCCCGGCTGACCAAGGGGCTCGGCGCGGGCGCCAACCCCGACATCGGCCGCCAGGCGGCCCTGGAGGACCGCGACCTGATCCGCGAATCCCTCACCGGCGCGGACATGGTGTTCATCACGGCGGGCCTGGGAGGCGGCACGGGGACCGGCGGGGGGCCGGTGGTCGCCGAAGTGGCGAAGGAGGTCGGGGCGCTCACGGTCGCGATCGTGACCCGGCCGTTCGGCTTCGAGGGGTCCACCCGGAAACGGCAGGCGGACGGGGGGACGAAGGAGTTTCGCAGCCTCGTGGACACGATCATCGTCATCCCGAACGAGAAGCTGCTCCTGATCGCCGGGAAGGAGATGCGCTTCGTCGAGGCGTTCCGCAAGGCGGACGACGTCCTTTTCCAGGCGGTCCGCGGGATCTCCGAGCTGGTCACGAAGCCCGGCTACATCAACCTCGATTTCGCCGACGTGAAGACGATCATGTCGGGGATGGGGGTGGCGCTCATGGGGACGGGGACGGCCTCCGGCCAGAACCGGGCGGTCGCGGCCGCCGAGAAGGCGATCTCCAGCCCGCTCCTCGAAGACGTCTCGATCCGCGGAGCCCGGGGCGTCCTGATCAACATCACCGCCGGGACGTCCCTGTCCCTGAGCGAGGTGAACGACGCGGCGAGCCTGGTCCGCGAGGAGGCTTCCGACGAGGCGAACATCATTTTCGGGACGGTGATCGACGAAACGCTGGGGGACGAACTGAAGGTCACGGTGGTAGCGACCGGGTTCGACCTGGGCGTCACGGACGGGGCGTGGAGGAACCCGCGGAGGGGGATCAAGCTGGTCAGCCGGCCCGACGATCTGGAGACGCCGACGTTCCTTCGGGCCGGGTCCCCGAAGACGTTCGACGAGCGACTGGAGGATCTTCCCCTGATCGACAAGGAGGCGGAGATCGAGTCGCTCGACGAGTTCGAGATTCCCACGTTCCTCCGTCGGCGGGTGGAGTAG
- a CDS encoding UDP-N-acetylmuramate--L-alanine ligase produces MYRKGLPIHFVGIGGIGMSGIAELLLNLGYRVSGSDLRRSDTTERLERLGAVVRTGHSASNVPEGGHVVVVSSAVRPDNPEVLEAHRRKIPVIPRAEMLAELMRMKYGIAIAGTHGKTTTTSMIATVLATAGWDPTAVVGGKLNSLGSNAKLGLGEFLVAEADESDGSFLKLSPTVAVVTNIDPEHLDFYSGIGQIKETFLHFINKVPFYGFSVLCIDHPNVQELIPSVEKTFVTYGFSRSADYRAEDVVASGMANRFTVFARGERLGEVLLRAPGRHNVSNALAAAAVSLELGIPFEQVRAGLSAYAGVGRRFEVKGEIDGVTVVDDYGHHPAEVRATLAAAREVWHGRRIVVGFQPHRYSRTRALFREFLSAFQDADVLLVFDVYSAGEEPIEGATGEALCSAVREHGHREARYLGKSAGAGEAVRVLLRPGDIFLTMGAGDVWKLGESLLPR; encoded by the coding sequence ATGTATAGGAAGGGACTCCCCATCCACTTCGTCGGGATCGGCGGAATCGGGATGAGCGGGATCGCGGAACTGCTCCTGAACCTCGGGTACCGGGTGTCGGGGTCCGATCTGCGACGCTCCGACACGACGGAGCGGCTCGAGCGGCTCGGGGCGGTGGTGCGGACGGGGCACTCCGCCTCGAACGTCCCCGAGGGAGGTCATGTGGTCGTCGTCTCCTCGGCGGTACGTCCCGATAATCCCGAGGTCCTCGAGGCGCACCGCCGGAAGATCCCGGTGATCCCGCGCGCCGAGATGCTGGCGGAGTTGATGCGGATGAAGTACGGCATCGCGATCGCCGGAACACACGGGAAGACCACGACCACCTCGATGATCGCCACGGTGTTGGCGACGGCCGGCTGGGACCCGACGGCGGTCGTGGGTGGAAAGCTGAACAGCCTCGGATCGAACGCGAAGCTGGGGTTGGGGGAGTTTCTCGTCGCGGAGGCGGACGAGAGCGACGGCTCGTTCCTGAAACTCTCGCCCACGGTGGCGGTGGTCACCAACATCGACCCGGAGCACCTCGATTTCTACTCGGGGATCGGGCAGATCAAGGAGACGTTCCTTCACTTCATCAACAAGGTCCCCTTCTACGGGTTCTCGGTCCTTTGCATCGATCACCCCAATGTCCAGGAGTTGATCCCCTCCGTGGAGAAGACCTTCGTCACCTACGGGTTCTCCCGTTCCGCGGACTATCGTGCGGAAGACGTGGTCGCCTCCGGGATGGCGAACCGGTTCACCGTCTTCGCCAGGGGCGAGCGGCTCGGCGAGGTCCTCCTCCGGGCCCCCGGGCGCCACAACGTCAGCAACGCCCTCGCGGCGGCGGCGGTCTCTCTGGAACTCGGGATCCCGTTCGAGCAGGTGCGCGCGGGGCTGTCCGCGTACGCCGGGGTGGGACGGCGCTTCGAGGTGAAGGGAGAGATCGACGGCGTTACGGTGGTGGACGATTACGGCCACCACCCGGCGGAGGTCCGGGCGACCCTCGCCGCGGCGCGGGAGGTCTGGCACGGCCGGCGGATCGTGGTCGGATTTCAACCGCATCGGTACTCGCGCACCCGGGCGCTGTTCAGGGAATTCCTCTCGGCGTTCCAGGACGCGGACGTGCTGCTCGTATTCGACGTGTACTCCGCGGGGGAGGAGCCGATCGAGGGCGCCACCGGCGAGGCGCTGTGTTCCGCGGTCCGGGAGCACGGCCACCGGGAGGCAAGGTATCTGGGAAAATCCGCCGGAGCGGGGGAGGCGGTTCGCGTCCTCCTGCGACCCGGGGATATCTTTCTGACGATGGGGGCCGGCGATGTCTGGAAACTGGGCGAAAGCCTTCTCCCGCGGTAG